ATCCAAATAGTGAAGAATTCCCGAATGTGGGCGGAGGAGACAACCGCGACTTGGTTGATCTTGAGGATCCAAGCGTTCCCCTTGAGGGCCTCAGGACCTTCCAATTCTTTTCTTTTCGAGGCCTCGAAGATGAGCGGTGCAATATCTTTGGGTTTGCAACCAAGAAGCCACGGGGAGTCCCAAAAAGGCGTTTTGGCGCCATCTCCCACCGTGATAGTCATAGAGGCATACAAAAACTCAAAGTCCTTATCGGTGCAGGGGTTTCCCAGGCCATTTCATTTTGGAGAACAACAGATTTGGTGGTGACTTGCGAGCCAAAACCCCAACGTTATTTTTGCATTCCAGCTACCACACGGCTTGTGCTGACCCTTAGCGCTAGTTTCCTGTCAAGAATGTATTCCACACTATGTTGAGCAGGAGAATGTTGAAGATGTACTCCAGTAGTTGTATTGGATGTATCTTgtaagaagaaagaagaattgTATTTTATTTTTGGCACGGTAGCTTCAGATTTTGTCGAGGTGCAGATTATAACTCCAAACGGCCCCTTTCCACTATCTAGGCCTAAAAGATTGAGATGTACCAGTGCAGAAAGTTATCAGATTCCAAGAAGCCCCTATCCCACTTGGTGCAAAGTGGCAACGATTTTCATTCGTCGGATCACAATCCAAACTCTGTGGCGGCAACATGTCATCCGTACGATCATAACCGATGGAGCTGCCACAGATTCTACGATGTCGCTCGTCAACACTTTTACAGTCCGGTATCTTTCAGGTACTTGTGATCAGTCTAGGATTGGCGAAAAGGCACACCACACCTCGTATCTTTTGAGCCGTGCTCACACTGAGAACTTGTGCGAGGGGACTTCACCGGGACGCCTATAAATAGCAGTACGTACGCCGCTGCATATACCACACCAAGCTTCCACGTAAGGCAGAACTCAAGCATCTAACCTAAACATAAGCAAGGTTAGTTAAGTCGAGCATGGCGTCGAGGGATCCGCTGATCGTGGGGAGGATCGTCGGCGACGTGGTCGACTACTTCGACATGGCGGCGCAGCTGAGGGTGATGTACGGCAACAGGGAGATCACCAACGGGTCCGAGCTGAGGCCGTCGCAGGTGGAGAACCAGCCGACGGTGCGGATCACAGGACGCCGCGGGTCACTTTACACGCTCGTGAGTGGCCATACGTCTCCACGCATGCATCATTTGGTTGCATGAAATCACGCATGCATGCACGTCGTTAGTTTTAACATGCATATGCGTTGCATGACTGACATGCATGTGCCATGTTTCAGGTGATGGTCGACCCTGATGTACCCAGCCCAACTAACCCTTCCCAACGGGAGTACCTCCATTGGTACGTGCATGCTGGCTGATTTAGCTAGCTTTACCCTTAGCTAGGTACCTTTGTTTTTCGTCGTGCATGCCATGCTTGCACTTTGTGTGCTAACCATTTCGTGAGAAAAATATATAATCATTAGTGTATGTATATATTTACTAGTACTGCTATATATACTGGTATATCGGATTAAGCTAATTGCTTCGGTTTAATTTCTTGACTACATTCAGGATGGTGACAGACATACCAGATGGAGGTGACGTGAGCCGCGGTAAGAATCGGATTAAGCTAATTGCTTCGATTTAATTCCGCAAAAAGAAGCTAATTTACAGAGTACATGTACCATGTCAATTATTCTCTCCAACTGCCTTTCCTAGCGAAAAACAGATAGTCAAGTCGGAACCATTAATCAAACTTTTTGCGTGTGTGCATGCCTGCATGCAGGAACCGAGGTGGTGGCGTACGAGAAGCCGCAGCCGACGGCGGGGATCCACCGTGTGGCATTCGTCGTGTTCCGGCAGGCAGCGCGGCAGGCCATCTACGCGCCAGGGTGGCGCTCCAACTTCATCACCAGGGACCTGGCCGAGTGCTACGGCCTCGGTGCTCCGGTGGCCGCCGCCTACTTCAACTGCCAGAGGGAGGGCAGCTGCGGTGGCCGGAGGTACAGGTGAATCGAGCAAGCTGTCTGGCACTACGTAGTACGTACAAGCGCGCGATCGCTCCATCCAAACGTGTCACACTAAATATATAAATAAAGGAATAAATATATGTAGTAAGCTAGATATATAGCTGCTTCAGATACACATACTGTGACACTGTGTAATACTGGCCATCTCGATCGGCAGTACCTACTTGTGCCGGAATATACCGTGTACTTGGTGCATGGCTTAAACATTTAATAATCATAATATACGTGTTGTTGTTGGCAAATGAATAATGCTTTCTCTAATATATACGGAGTATTTTTATATTGTGAAACAATATGTTATGCCCTTGTTCCCTCGGAAAGGAGAACCTCGCCAAACCGGGGGTGTGAGTGTGTGCCAAGTTGATTGTGAAAGTACTAATAACTATTGGATGGTGAGGAAAAAAACCACCCGATCGCAAAAGTATAGCCGAAGGATACCTCGTGTGCTTTCCGGACTTCGTTTTCTTACATGACACATATTTTGTTTggtaaaagttcattatataatctcccggatgttttgactcccgtatcacgcaattatcctctgtttgtgtttcgagctgttgctgctacagattagagcaagatgtcttcgcaagagtcagtcggggagagccgggtgtctcatccggcaccgaggtcaatgacaaacaacaatgttgaccactttgggccagcaacagaggaagagatggaggctaatttgaagaggatagatgccatggaggaggatcaagaagtcgcctcccacttccgagctggattcacaatgggggaactgcaaagctcggctattccaaactcggttatcccctccaatgttagatttttttcttatgagaatatgaaaaagagtgccactggttctcccgcagctatgcagcacccttgggtgcagggagctttggctattacaggaaaacttcgaaaggaaataatggacctcaagcagcaagtcaataagctcgaggaggagaatcgtatcctgaggggcatcatcgccaagaatatcacatcaccatccccggaaaaggagacataatcatatgggtatgggcactccccttggcagctgccaagcttgggggagtgccccggtatcgtatcaccatcacttttatctttaccgtttttcttagttcgatcctttaggtaatatcttgatctagtagaataaagttttagtatgatctagttgtgagttttgctttatgatccttctatgtaatcgagtccgtgagctatatataataaagattagtgttgagtcaagggcttgattattttgccatgatcttgagtgaataaagtaaaagagaaagaataaaaaggaaataaaagagatcatatggatcttatggagagtaatgacttcacatagaaagagtatgatgaataaaagttgttgagagttgacaaacatagttttggtcatcgttgcaattaataggaagtataaagaaagagaggtcttcacatataaatatactatcttggacatcttttacgattgtgagcactcattaaaatatgacatgctaaagagttgacgttggacaaggaagacaacataatgggttatgttttcttacatctgagataaattatattgtcatggatcatccaacatggttgagcttgcctttccctctcatgctagccaattctttgcaccaagtagagatactacttgtgcttccaaatatcccaaaatccagttttgccatgagagtccaccatacctacctatggattgagtaagatcctccaagtaagttgtcatcggtgcaagcaataaaaattgctctctaaatatgtatgacttattagtgtgggagaaaataagctttatacgatcgtgtgatatggaagaaataaaagcgacaaactgcataataaaggtccatatcacaagtggcaatataaagtgacgttctttcgcattaagattttgtgcatccaaccataaaagcgcatgacaacctctgcttccctctgcgaagggcctatcttttacttttatctcctaccttacataatagtcatggtgatcttcacctttcctttttacattttatcttttggcaagcacaatatgttggaaagatcctggtatatatggctaattggatgtgagtttaacattacccttgaggtaaaacgttgagaggcaaaactataagcccctatctttctctgtgtccgattaaaactccatacccataagtatcgcgtgagtgttagcaattgtgaaagactatatgatagttgagtatgtggacttgatgaaaagctcttatattgactctttcctattatatgataaattgcaattgctccaatgactgagattatagtttgttagttttcaatgaagtttatgattcatacttgaaattgtgattgaattgttactctagcataagagatcattgacaagaattatataagttgttgttctaagaatgatcatgatgccctcatgcccatattttatttttatcgacacctc
The window above is part of the Triticum aestivum cultivar Chinese Spring chromosome 2A, IWGSC CS RefSeq v2.1, whole genome shotgun sequence genome. Proteins encoded here:
- the LOC123186467 gene encoding protein FLOWERINGUS T-like translates to MASRDPLIVGRIVGDVVDYFDMAAQLRVMYGNREITNGSELRPSQVENQPTVRITGRRGSLYTLVMVDPDVPSPTNPSQREYLHWMVTDIPDGGDVSRGTEVVAYEKPQPTAGIHRVAFVVFRQAARQAIYAPGWRSNFITRDLAECYGLGAPVAAAYFNCQREGSCGGRRYR